GCAGAGCAGCTTCCACCCCAGCGGATCATCGGGATACTCAACGGTCATCCGGGTCAGCGCCGCCACCGCGTCGTTCCAACGTCCCATCTGCCCCAGGGCAATGCCGATGTCGCGCAGGATCGCGGCGTCGGCGGGCGTCAGGGCGTCGCGCGCCGCCTCGAGGAATTCCAGATGCGTCGCGTAACGGCGGTAGGCCTTGTCGCGGTTGGCGTAGTAGAGAAGCTCATCGCGATCGAAGCTGCGGGTTTTCAGATACGCCAGCCAGTCTTGCTCCAGCTCGGCAAGCGTCTTGTTGAACACCGACCAAATGGCGCGATGGATCGACAGATCGGTGGCGCGCTCATACAGCGTTTTCAGCGGCGGAAGTCCATAGGTGTTCACGATCCAGGCCACAAACGACGCCGCCTCGGCCGCGGCGACCTGGCGGTTGTGGCGGCGGAACCGGATCGATTGCGCCAGTGAATCGAGGGGCACATAGGCGCCCTGTGTCTGCGCCTGGCGGACGCGGTAGTCGGCGCAGTCGAGGATCCCGCAGGCGCCCACCGCCAAGAGGTCGGGGGCATACCCCCAGACCCGGTAGGCGGCGGCCAGCGCCAGATCGCGCGGGTCAACGCGCACATCCAACGGCCGGTGTCGGACCGCCACCCGCAGCCGCGCCGGATCAATGGCGCAGGAACAGGTCGAATCCCAGGCGTAGCCGCCCGCTTCCTCCGGCGACAGATAGACCGCGATCCGCGCGCCCGGCTTGATCTCAAGCGAATCGAGCAAGGTCTCCAATTCGAAATCAAGCGCCATGCGGATCGGCAGAAACTGCAAGGGGGGCAGCATGCCCTCGGGCACGAAATACTCGGCGCTGGCCGAGAGCACCGATTGCCAGCCCAGACTGTCCAGCGGTGGCGCGGCGGCGGCGGCATCGACGGCGCCGCGGCGCGGAATGAAGTGGGCGCGGTAGTGGGACTTGCCCTTGCCGCGGAGACTGTCAACCACCAGCGCCGCTCCGGCGGCCACCGTCGCTTCGTCGGAGCGCATGTCCGGCAGCGGCCCGTTGACGTAGATCGAGACCGCCAGATGCACCGCGCCCTCGGGACGGGGCGACACGGTGACATCGGCGACGAAATTCCCGGCGCGCACGGCCGTGCGACGATCGAAGGCCAGCGGCACGCTCACCGAGTCGATCACTGCCGCCTCGGGGGGGTCGGCGGCGAGAATCTCCTGCACGACGATCTGCAGGGTCACGCCCTCGGCCGCACGGACGGCGTCCGACGGCCACGCCGCCAGGCACAGCCACAGCGCCGCGGCAACCAGGATCGGTCGGAGGTGCGTCGTCATCATGTCGTCAGCGGTCCGTGGGAGTCACGCCCCGGCCAGTTTGCGCAACAGGCCGAGGTTCATCCGGTCCAGCTCTCCGTCGTCGTCCTTCTCCGTCTCGATGATCTTCGGCACCGTCTTCAGCCGCGGGTCGCGCATGATGAAGCCGAAAGCGTCGGCGCCGATGTAGCCCTTGCCGAGGTGCTCGTGACGGTCCTTGTGCGTGCCGAGGTCATACTTCGAGTCGTTGCAGTGGATCGCCTTGAGACGATCCAGGCCGATGACCTCGTCGAAGGTCTTCATCGTTCTTTGGTATCCCGCCTCGGTGCGGATGTCGTAGCCGGCGGCGAAGACATGGCAGGTGTCGAGGCAGACCGCGGCGCGGTCGCCATTGTCGAGCTTGTCGAGAATCGACCGCAGTTCCTCGAAGGTCGAGCCGATGTGCGAGCCGGCCCCGGCGGTGGTCTCCAAAAGCAGCAACGTCGGGCTCGACTTGTGCCGGGTCAGGACCCAGTCCATCGCCTTGGCGATGCGGGCGATGCCGCCCTCGACACCGTCGCCGGTGTGCGCGCCGGGATGAAAGACCAGATACTCGACGCCCAGTTGCGTGCAGCGCTCGTACTCGATCGCCAACGCCTCGCGCGATTTCTCATAGAGCGCCGCATCGGGGGAACCGACGTTGATCAGGTACGACGAATGCGCGACCGCCGGCCCGATGCCGGTGCGCGCCCGCTCCGACTTGAACTGCGCGATCTCCTCCTCGGCCAGCGGCTTGGCCTTCCACTGATTGGAGGATTTCACAAACAGCTGCACGCAGGTGCATTCGACCGCTTCAGCATGCAGGATGGCATTGTACACCCCGCCGGCAATCGACATGTGCGCGCCGACCAGGACATCCGCCCTTTTCTTTTTGATGGGTCCCATGGGTCCGATTGGTCCGATTCAATACAGCCGCTGCCGCTTCGACAAATACGAAAAGAGCGCGTAATCGTAGGGCACCGCGGTGTCGATCGGCACGTAGTCGATGAAGGCGTCGCGGCATTCGCGGCGGAACCGGTCCATGTGCGCGCCCACCGAACGCTGGTATTCCGCCTTGATCTGCCAGGGCAACGTCGAGATTTCCTCGCCCGACTCCATGTCCTTGAAGATCGCCTCGGCGGGAAAGTCGAAGGTCCGTTCGCTCGGATCGAGGATGTGGAAGACCAGGACCTCGTGCTTGCGGTGGCGGAAGTGCTTGAGCCCGGCCAGCACCCGCGTGGGATCATCGAACAGATCGGAGAGCACAATGATCAACCCGCGCCGTTTGATCCGGTCGGCCATCTCGTGCAGGGCAATCCCGGCGTCGGTGGTGTTGGCGGGCTCGATCCCCGCCAGCGTGGTCAGCAGGGCGTGCATGTGCACGCTCGCCGACTTGGGCGGCAGGTAGGAACGGATTTTCTGATCGAAGACCACCAGCCCGACCGCATCGCGCTGCTTGAGCATGAGAAACGACAGCGCCGCCGCCAGTTGGGCGGCGTAGAGAAACTTGCTCACCCTGGTCGAGGTGTAGGACATCGACTTGGAGACATCGAGGAGGATGTACGATTTGAGGTTGGTCTCCTCCTCGAATTCCTTGACGAAGTAGCGGTCGCTTTTGGCGAAGACCTTCCAGTCGATGTTGCGGATCGGGTCGCCGGGCATGTACTGGCGATGCTCGGCAAACTCGACCGAAAAGCCGTGGTAGGGCGACTTGTGCAGTCCGGTGATGAATCCCTCGACAACCAGACGCGCCTTCATCTCCATCGACTTGAGTCGGGAGATGACCTCGGGGTTGAGGAATTGGCGGTGGTCGGCGGCGGGCATGGTCGCGAAGTCGGTCCAACAGCACGGGCGCACGCACGCGCGCCCGCAAAAGATACCGTGCTAATCCCCCTTCGGCTTCACATCGGCCAGGAGGCGTTCGATCACATCCAGCGTGCCGACCCCGTCGGCTTCGGCG
This window of the bacterium genome carries:
- a CDS encoding deoxyribonuclease IV — protein: MGPIKKKRADVLVGAHMSIAGGVYNAILHAEAVECTCVQLFVKSSNQWKAKPLAEEEIAQFKSERARTGIGPAVAHSSYLINVGSPDAALYEKSREALAIEYERCTQLGVEYLVFHPGAHTGDGVEGGIARIAKAMDWVLTRHKSSPTLLLLETTAGAGSHIGSTFEELRSILDKLDNGDRAAVCLDTCHVFAAGYDIRTEAGYQRTMKTFDEVIGLDRLKAIHCNDSKYDLGTHKDRHEHLGKGYIGADAFGFIMRDPRLKTVPKIIETEKDDDGELDRMNLGLLRKLAGA
- a CDS encoding DUF58 domain-containing protein — its product is MPAADHRQFLNPEVISRLKSMEMKARLVVEGFITGLHKSPYHGFSVEFAEHRQYMPGDPIRNIDWKVFAKSDRYFVKEFEEETNLKSYILLDVSKSMSYTSTRVSKFLYAAQLAAALSFLMLKQRDAVGLVVFDQKIRSYLPPKSASVHMHALLTTLAGIEPANTTDAGIALHEMADRIKRRGLIIVLSDLFDDPTRVLAGLKHFRHRKHEVLVFHILDPSERTFDFPAEAIFKDMESGEEISTLPWQIKAEYQRSVGAHMDRFRRECRDAFIDYVPIDTAVPYDYALFSYLSKRQRLY